In Rhodothermus marinus DSM 4252, a single genomic region encodes these proteins:
- a CDS encoding ribonuclease Z, producing MELFVIPLGTASAVPTRTRHLSSLALWRAGRLLLFDCGEGTQYRLLAAELKAPRLEAIFITHFHGDHFFGLFGLLATLAMLNRTEPLVVVGPEGIERLIESMPGLSGAERGFPIRYVELAEGFEHAVVFETPDYVVTARPVEHRVFTVGYRFEERTRPGRLHVERARALGVTEPEQYRALKEGRPVQVGDRWVRPEEVLGPPIPGRTFAYLTDTRPCENGRLLAEGVDLLYHEATFGEVHHALAVERGHATAREAAELAREAGARRLLLGHFSARYEDPAPLVAEARAVFPNTEAAEELKRYVLPPHAPRRAALQETANVADDRGR from the coding sequence GTGGAGCTGTTTGTCATTCCGCTGGGGACTGCTTCGGCCGTTCCCACCCGCACGCGGCATCTGTCGTCGCTGGCGCTCTGGCGGGCCGGCCGGCTGCTGCTGTTCGACTGCGGCGAGGGGACCCAGTACCGACTGCTGGCGGCCGAACTCAAGGCCCCGCGCCTGGAGGCCATCTTCATCACGCATTTCCACGGGGACCACTTCTTCGGGCTGTTCGGCCTGCTGGCCACGCTGGCGATGCTGAACCGCACCGAGCCGCTGGTGGTGGTGGGACCGGAGGGGATCGAGCGCCTGATCGAGTCGATGCCCGGGCTGTCGGGGGCGGAGCGGGGCTTCCCGATACGCTACGTGGAGCTGGCGGAGGGATTCGAGCACGCGGTGGTGTTCGAGACACCCGACTACGTGGTGACGGCGCGGCCGGTGGAGCACCGGGTGTTCACGGTGGGGTATCGGTTCGAGGAGCGCACGCGGCCGGGGCGTCTGCATGTGGAGCGGGCGCGGGCGCTTGGAGTGACCGAGCCCGAACAGTACCGGGCGCTCAAGGAAGGGCGGCCGGTGCAGGTGGGCGACCGGTGGGTGCGCCCCGAGGAGGTGCTCGGGCCGCCCATTCCGGGACGTACCTTCGCCTACCTGACCGACACGCGCCCTTGCGAGAACGGTCGCCTGCTGGCCGAAGGGGTGGACCTGCTCTACCACGAGGCGACCTTCGGCGAGGTGCACCATGCGCTGGCCGTCGAACGCGGCCACGCCACCGCCCGCGAAGCCGCCGAACTGGCCCGGGAAGCCGGGGCGCGGCGGCTGCTGCTCGGGCATTTCAGCGCCCGCTACGAAGATCCGGCCCCGCTGGTGGCCGAGGCCCGTGCCGTCTTCCCGAACACTGAGGCGGCCGAAGAATTGAAGCGCTACGTGCTGCCGCCGCACGCCCCGCGGCGCGCAGCCCTGCAGGAAACGGCCAACGTGGCAGACGACCGTGGACGATAA
- a CDS encoding HD domain-containing protein, translating into MPTYEDALKLFHEWTQSENLRRHGYAVEAAMAHYARHFGEDETLWRMTGLLHDLDYERHPTPEEHPYVGVRVLRELGYPEEMLEAILGHADYTGTPRRTLLARALFAVDELAGFITAVAYVRPTRLEGLTVKSVRKKLKDKAFAAGVSREDIYRGAEELGLPLEEHIAHVIAGMQAEAERLGLAAPTS; encoded by the coding sequence ATGCCGACCTACGAAGACGCCCTGAAGCTCTTTCACGAGTGGACGCAATCGGAAAATCTCCGGCGCCACGGCTATGCCGTGGAAGCGGCCATGGCGCACTACGCTCGCCATTTCGGCGAAGATGAAACGCTCTGGCGCATGACGGGTCTGTTGCACGACCTGGACTACGAGCGCCATCCTACGCCCGAGGAGCATCCGTACGTGGGTGTGCGCGTGCTCCGCGAGCTGGGCTATCCCGAAGAAATGCTCGAGGCCATTCTCGGCCACGCCGACTACACGGGCACGCCGCGCCGCACGCTTCTGGCCCGGGCGCTGTTCGCCGTCGACGAGCTGGCGGGCTTCATCACGGCCGTGGCCTACGTGCGCCCCACGCGGCTCGAAGGGCTGACGGTGAAATCCGTCAGGAAAAAGCTCAAGGACAAAGCCTTTGCAGCCGGCGTCAGCCGCGAGGACATCTACCGGGGCGCCGAAGAGCTGGGCCTTCCGCTCGAAGAACACATCGCCCACGTGATCGCCGGCATGCAGGCCGAGGCCGAACGGCTGGGGCTGGCGGCGCCGACCTCGTAG
- a CDS encoding metallophosphoesterase, with product MKLLAISDLREAFDYIDRLPEIVQEARIDAVLFAGEILQAEARKAEWERAVREQRLPDRARPEVVEERKNDAESLMTFFRRLNTIGVPVYVIPGRNDAPERFFMQAAFNSEIVTPHVHMVHRSFAPLGGRYMVAGFGGEVTVEARDHEFFLRYPGWEAIFSLDFLRHLDPPKILLFYTAPADRFEEPADQSGPAAVAHLIKTYDPHFVVCAGVGGRKEKKQLGNTLVVFPGSLAEGDYAIIDTREKEVAFGNLR from the coding sequence ATGAAACTGCTGGCCATAAGCGATCTGCGCGAAGCGTTCGACTACATCGACCGGCTTCCCGAGATCGTGCAGGAAGCCCGTATTGATGCTGTGCTTTTTGCCGGCGAGATTCTGCAGGCCGAGGCCCGCAAAGCCGAGTGGGAGCGGGCGGTGCGCGAGCAGCGGTTGCCGGACCGGGCCCGGCCGGAGGTGGTCGAGGAGCGCAAGAACGACGCCGAGTCGCTGATGACCTTCTTCCGGCGGCTGAACACGATCGGCGTGCCGGTGTACGTGATTCCGGGCCGGAACGACGCGCCGGAGCGTTTCTTCATGCAGGCCGCCTTCAACAGCGAGATCGTGACGCCGCACGTGCACATGGTGCACCGGAGCTTTGCGCCCCTGGGCGGCCGCTACATGGTGGCGGGCTTCGGTGGTGAGGTGACCGTCGAAGCCCGGGATCACGAGTTCTTCCTGCGCTATCCGGGCTGGGAGGCGATCTTCTCGCTGGACTTTCTGCGGCACCTGGATCCGCCCAAGATTCTGCTGTTCTACACGGCGCCGGCCGACCGCTTCGAGGAGCCGGCCGATCAGAGCGGTCCGGCCGCCGTGGCGCACCTGATCAAGACCTACGATCCGCACTTCGTGGTGTGTGCGGGCGTGGGCGGCCGCAAGGAAAAGAAGCAGCTGGGGAATACGCTGGTGGTCTTCCCCGGCTCGCTGGCCGAAGGCGACTACGCGATCATCGACACGCGGGAGAAAGAGGTGGCCTTCGGGAATCTGCGATAA
- a CDS encoding ABC transporter ATP-binding protein, producing MDDKPTRDETRGLDRRLLWRLAGYLWPYRGWVALAFCTVMAEAFLGPLRPKLVQVAIDRHIVEGDWSGLQQIILLLVGVLVVEAGLSFVNDYLTQWIGQRAIYDIRTKVYRHIQRQSLRFFDRTPVGRLITRVTNDVESLSDMLSAGVVRILGDLFRIVFIASFMFMLEWRLALVTLAVMPLMMAAVAWFRRKVREQYRETRRQIARLNAFLQEHIGGMKIVQLFNREAEELRRFREINDAHRQAQIKTVFYFALFWPAVQLVSDTALGLVLWVGGLRALEGTLTLGVLIAFIQYVRQFFEPIRNLSDQYNMLQSAMAGAERIFGLLDQDTALPEPAHPVRVERLRGHIEFRNVWFTYDELPTDGQEPNWVLRDVSFTVEPGQHLAIVGATGAGKTTIINLLLCFYDVQRGQILVDGHDVRDYALRDLRRHIGLVLQDVFLFSGTVLDNITLGDPSIPFEKVQEAARLIGADRFIERLPNGYFQDVRERGLTLSHGQRQLLSFVRALVYDPEVLVLDEATSSVDTETEQLIQRAMETLLRGRTAIIIAHRLSTIQHADQILVMHRGEIRERGTHQELLARDGLYRKLYELQFMEQARSAA from the coding sequence GTGGACGATAAACCGACACGCGACGAAACACGAGGGCTGGACCGACGCCTGCTGTGGCGGCTGGCCGGCTACCTGTGGCCTTACCGGGGCTGGGTGGCGCTGGCCTTCTGCACGGTCATGGCCGAGGCGTTTCTGGGGCCGCTCCGGCCCAAACTGGTCCAGGTGGCCATCGACCGCCATATCGTCGAGGGCGACTGGAGCGGACTGCAGCAGATCATCCTGCTGCTCGTGGGCGTGCTCGTCGTGGAGGCCGGCCTGTCGTTCGTGAACGATTACCTGACGCAATGGATCGGCCAGCGGGCAATCTACGACATTCGCACGAAGGTCTATCGCCATATCCAGCGCCAGTCGCTGCGGTTTTTCGACCGGACGCCCGTCGGGCGACTCATCACACGCGTCACCAACGACGTCGAGTCGCTCAGCGACATGCTCTCGGCCGGCGTGGTGCGTATCCTGGGCGACCTGTTCCGGATCGTCTTCATCGCCTCCTTCATGTTCATGCTGGAATGGCGACTGGCGCTCGTGACGCTTGCGGTCATGCCCCTCATGATGGCGGCCGTGGCCTGGTTTCGACGCAAGGTGCGGGAGCAGTACCGCGAGACGCGGCGTCAGATCGCCCGGCTGAACGCCTTCCTGCAGGAGCACATCGGCGGCATGAAGATCGTGCAGCTCTTCAACCGCGAGGCCGAGGAGCTGCGCCGCTTTCGCGAGATCAACGACGCACACCGCCAGGCCCAGATCAAGACGGTCTTCTACTTTGCGCTCTTCTGGCCGGCCGTGCAACTGGTCTCCGACACGGCGCTGGGACTGGTACTCTGGGTGGGGGGCCTGCGGGCGCTCGAAGGCACGCTGACGCTCGGTGTGCTGATTGCATTCATCCAGTACGTGCGCCAGTTCTTCGAGCCGATTCGCAATCTGTCGGACCAGTACAACATGCTGCAGAGCGCCATGGCCGGGGCCGAGCGCATCTTCGGATTGCTCGACCAGGACACGGCGCTGCCCGAGCCGGCCCACCCCGTGCGCGTCGAGCGCCTGCGCGGCCACATCGAATTCCGCAACGTCTGGTTCACCTACGACGAGCTGCCGACCGACGGCCAAGAGCCCAACTGGGTGCTGCGCGACGTGTCGTTCACCGTCGAGCCCGGCCAGCACCTGGCGATCGTGGGGGCCACCGGCGCCGGCAAGACCACAATCATCAACCTGCTGCTGTGCTTCTATGACGTGCAGCGCGGCCAGATTCTGGTGGACGGCCACGACGTGCGCGACTATGCGCTGCGCGACCTGCGTCGCCACATCGGCCTGGTGCTGCAGGACGTGTTTCTTTTCTCCGGGACGGTACTCGACAACATCACGCTGGGCGATCCGTCCATTCCTTTCGAGAAGGTGCAGGAAGCGGCCCGGTTGATCGGGGCCGATCGGTTCATCGAACGTCTGCCCAATGGGTATTTCCAGGACGTACGGGAGCGTGGACTGACGCTCTCGCACGGTCAGCGCCAGCTCCTGTCGTTCGTGCGCGCGCTCGTCTACGATCCCGAGGTGCTCGTGCTCGACGAGGCGACCTCCAGCGTCGATACCGAGACGGAGCAGCTCATCCAGCGGGCCATGGAGACGCTGCTGCGCGGGCGTACGGCCATTATCATCGCGCACCGGCTCTCGACCATCCAGCACGCCGACCAGATTCTGGTGATGCACCGGGGCGAAATTCGCGAGCGCGGTACCCATCAGGAGCTGCTGGCCCGCGACGGCCTCTACCGGAAGCTCTACGAGCTGCAGTTTATGGAGCAGGCCCGCTCGGCCGCCTGA
- a CDS encoding ArsR/SmtB family transcription factor, giving the protein MARSETKRFLPPEERMAALMRALGHPARIAILKLLAERGAMPCFELVEELPLAQATISQHLRTLREVGLITFQTDGPRSYYRIRPEALQELDRAFRFLMMQLRPALSPEPGFPPNVA; this is encoded by the coding sequence ATGGCCCGAAGCGAAACGAAGCGGTTCTTGCCGCCCGAAGAGCGCATGGCGGCGCTCATGCGGGCGCTGGGGCATCCGGCGCGGATTGCGATCCTGAAGCTGCTGGCCGAGCGGGGCGCCATGCCGTGCTTCGAGCTGGTGGAGGAGCTTCCGCTGGCTCAGGCGACCATCTCGCAACATCTGCGCACGCTGCGCGAGGTGGGGCTCATCACGTTCCAGACCGACGGACCGCGTTCCTACTACCGCATTCGTCCCGAGGCGCTGCAGGAGCTCGACCGCGCCTTTCGCTTTCTCATGATGCAACTGCGCCCGGCCCTTTCCCCTGAACCCGGCTTTCCCCCGAACGTCGCGTGA
- a CDS encoding hydroxypyruvate isomerase family protein, with translation MALTRRQALRTLAGAAALGSMGAPLVLTSRNRPQFKGRIKHSVCKWCYPNLSVEELAAAGVKMGLQSIELLDPPDWPIVKKYGLTCAMGNGPSRIPDGFNRRENHEWLIPQFKKRIEEAAEAGIPNIICFSGNRNGMDDEEGLENCVIGLKEILPTAEKYGVTICMELLNSKIDHPDYMCDHTEWGVRLVKRLGSERFKLLYDIYHMQIMEGDIIRTIRENIEYIAHFHTAGVPGRHEIDDSQELYYPAIMRAIADAGFDGFVAQEFIPTADDPLESLRRAIAICDV, from the coding sequence ATGGCTCTGACCCGCCGACAGGCACTGCGCACGCTGGCCGGGGCGGCCGCGCTCGGCAGCATGGGCGCTCCCCTAGTGCTGACCTCCCGCAATCGGCCGCAGTTCAAAGGGCGCATCAAACATTCCGTCTGCAAATGGTGCTACCCGAACCTGAGTGTCGAGGAGCTGGCAGCGGCAGGCGTCAAAATGGGGCTGCAGTCCATCGAATTGCTGGACCCGCCCGACTGGCCCATCGTCAAGAAGTACGGCCTCACCTGTGCCATGGGGAATGGCCCCTCCCGCATCCCGGACGGCTTCAATCGCCGGGAAAACCACGAATGGCTCATCCCACAGTTCAAAAAGCGGATCGAAGAGGCCGCCGAAGCGGGTATCCCCAACATCATCTGCTTTTCGGGCAACCGCAACGGCATGGACGACGAGGAAGGACTGGAAAACTGTGTGATCGGCCTCAAGGAAATCCTGCCGACGGCCGAAAAGTACGGGGTCACGATCTGCATGGAGCTGCTCAATAGCAAGATCGACCACCCCGACTACATGTGCGATCATACGGAATGGGGCGTGCGGCTCGTCAAGCGCCTGGGCTCCGAGCGCTTCAAGCTGCTCTACGACATCTATCACATGCAGATCATGGAAGGCGACATCATCCGCACGATTCGAGAGAACATCGAGTACATTGCCCACTTCCACACGGCCGGTGTGCCGGGTCGCCACGAGATTGACGATTCGCAGGAATTGTATTATCCTGCGATCATGCGGGCCATTGCCGACGCAGGATTCGACGGATTCGTGGCCCAGGAATTCATTCCCACCGCCGACGATCCACTGGAATCGCTCCGTCGTGCCATCGCCATCTGTGACGTGTGA